From the Candidatus Poribacteria bacterium genome, the window AAGATCTACGAAAATGCTGAAGAGATTGCTTCTGTTGGCGGAATGGGTAAACCGAGCCCTCGGAATGACACTGACGTCAACATCGGCGGTTGGACCAACAACACTTCAGAGACGCTTGACGGTATGCTCTATGAGGTCGCAATTTTTGCTTCCGTTCTGGAACAAGAAGATATAGAAGCACTAATGGAAGAAGGACTCGTAACACTACTGCCTGTTGAGCCTTCTGGTAAACTTGCAACCACATGGGGAAACATCAAATCTGGACAATAGACCAGACAAACCGAGTGCAGTCGGTGCGTTCCCTGAACGACTGGCTGCACTCATTTTCATCTTGCTTTATTTTTCTCATCGGGTTATGATACTCATATCAGGACATTAATAAATAAGCTTAACTTGATGCGATTTTTAGTCCTATAATCTGGGTTGCTTTGCTAAGGCAGCAACTTAGGTTAATATGGAGATTACTATGGCGAAGTCCCCGAACGTCCTTCTTATTCTCGCCGACGACCACGGCTATGGTGATATTTCAGCTCACAACGGTCCTTCAATTCAGACACCCAATATTGACAGAATTGCCGAAAACGGCGTGCGATTCACCAAATTTTATGCCAATTCCTCCGTTTGTTCTCCCAGTAGAGCCTCTCTTATGACTGGACGCTACCCCGACCAAGCCGGAGTGCCGGGTGTAATCCGCACGCATCCAGAAAACAGTTGGGGCTACTTTCGACAGGACGCAGCCACACTCCCATCAGTTTTGAAGCAGAAGGATTACAATACCGCACTTATCGGGAAGTGGCACCTTGGGCTTGAACCGGAGAATCATCCATGTAAACGAGGTTTCGACCATTTCCACGGCTTTCTCGGCGATATGATGGATGATTACTACACGCATCTCCGACATGATATCAATTACATGCGACACGGTTCCGATACGATCCATCCGCAGGGACATGCCACAGATCTCTTCACAGAATGGAGCGTGGATTTCATTCGCGCGCAGGCACAGTCATCACGGTTTCCTTTTTTTCTCTATCTTGCATATAATGCACCACATACACCGATCCAACCGCCTGACGATTGGGTAGAACGGGTGAGAGAACGCGAGCCGGATATTTCTGCGCAGCGCGCTAAATACATCGCCCTTGTTGAGCACATGGATGCTGGTATTGGGCGAGTACTCGATACGCTTGTCGAAACGGATCAGTTGTCCAATACGCTGGTTATCTACACCTCTGACAACGGTGGGTCAATGGACGTTGGCGCGCATAATGGTCCCTTGCGCGGGCAAAAGGGCGAGATGTACGAAGGCGGCATCCGAGTCCCAGCGTGTGCAATGTGGCCAGGGCATGTTCCAGAGGGACATGTTACCGATCAGGTCGCGTTGCTGATGGATCTTTTCCCGACAGTATGTGAGGCAGCAGGGGCACCGATCACTCATGAGATCGAAGGACGTTCAATTTGGCAAACATTCCAAGGAGAGCAGCAAGACTTCTCTGATCGCATCCTCTACTGGTTACGCAGAGAGGGAGGACAGCGGTTTCTCGGGCAGTGTCAGCATGCTGTCCGGCGTGGGGACACCAAATTGTTGCACAACAGTCCGTTTGAGGCATTGGAACTCTACGATTTGTCAAGTGATCCATTGGAGACGACTAATGGTTCACAGACACAGATAGACCTCTTTAGAGAAATGAGTCAATTATTTCAGGCGGAAACGCAAAAGGCTGGGTCTGTTCCGTGGCAGCAGTAAGCGCGGTCTGGAATGTGCTGCGCTATTGAGTTGTTTTTGTTCTGCCAGTTTGCAATTGTCTTGAGCGCACATAAGTTTTAAGCCGTTTAAGCCATTGGGTGAGTAATATATTTACATCATGACTTACGCAATTATGATCATGGCACGCGCTATGAGAGCGGGACCGGATAAAAAACGCAGCCCGTTTCTTGGAAACCCAACCTAACAGGTTATGCTACAAAACAGCACGCTGCGTAAGTCCTATACATTTGAGAAATTAAATATCCGAATAGAAAAGGAGGTCCCTGTTTTGTTTCACGGACGAAACTTACGTGATACATCAGAGTCCGAGAACACTCGAGACGCGACTACCATTCGCGGACGAGAGATCGCAATGATGCCACGGAAGTCACCCCAGAAATAGATACAGGAAAGACAGTGATTTCATCAACATCCAAACACGTTGAGCGTTCAATCCACCAAGTGGAAAAACCTGGTTATAGTTCCCTGCATGATGCGGCACGGGACAATGCTTATAGTGCAGTATCAGTGTTGTTGGAAAATGGCGTAGATGCTAACGCAAAAGACACATATGGTTATCCTCCCCTGCACTGGGCAGCATGGCATAATGCTTACAATGCAGCAGTAATATTGCTGGAAAATGGGGCAGATGTCAACGCAAGGAACGATAAGGGCTTTACTCCATTGCATTGGGCAGCGTGGAATAATGGACATGAAACTGCAACGATACTGCTGGAAAATGGCGCAGATGTCAACGCAAAGAATGAAGATGGCACCACGCCTCTACATTGGGCAGCATGGCGTAACGTTTATGAAGTAGAAGGGGTATCGCTGGAAGACCAAATGGGGGTTAATCCGAGAAACAAATCTGGCTATACGCTTCTGCACTGGGCAGCGTGGCGTAATGCTTATAAAACAGCAGTCGCATTGCTGGAGAATGGCGCGAATGTTAATGTCAAAGACAAAAATGGCTGTACACCTCTACATATAGCGGCGGAAGACGACACTTCTGAAGTGGCAACGGTATTGGTAAAAAACGGCGCGAATATCAACGCGAGGGATAACAATGGCGATACACCTTTGCACGTTGCAGCGCAGCACAATGCGTATGAAACGGCATTGGTACTGTTAGAAAGTGGCGCCGATGCTAACGCTGAAGATGAGCAAGGTCATACACCTCTACACATTGCGGCAGAGAAGAAAGCACATGAGGCAGTAAAGGTGTTATGCCGTCACCGAGAACGCAGGGGATGGTCATGGTGATCGTCGTTCAATACGTGAACTTTACAGAATTACGGATAGTCAATGACAAACGCAGATACAAATAATCTTGTTTTATGGTACCAGAAACCAGCCGAGGCATGGACAGACGCACTCCCCATTGGAAACGGACGGCTTGGTGCTATGGTGTTCGGGGGTGTGGCGCGTGACCGCATTCAACTCAACGAAGAAAGTCTTTGGGACGGCGGTCCCCGGGACACAAACAATCCAAAGGCTTTGGAAGCACTCCCAAAGGTGCAGCAGCTGCTCTTTGACGACAAAAACGAAGAAGCTACTCAACTCGCTGGTGAGACGATGCTTGGCATCCCAGAACGTATCAAGTCCTATCAATCCTTGGGCGATCTGTTCCTTGAGTTTTCCCATGATGGTAATCCTACCGAGTACCACCGAGAGTTAAATTTGGATACAGGCATTGCAAAAACAACGTATCGCTGCGGAGATGTCATTTTTAGCAGAGAAGTTTTTGCGACAGCGGTAGACAATCTGATTGTCCTCAGAATTGAATCTGACACGGCAGGGCAACTCGCTTTCAACATCGCGATCACCCGGGAACAAGATGCTATTGTTGAAGCGATTGCCGCGAATATCCTTAGATTGGACGGGCAATGCGGCAAGACTGGCATGCGGTTTTCAGTGTATCTACAGGCGCAAATTGAGGGCGGGAAGATCCAGTCGGAGAACGACCAACTCGTTGTGCGTGAGGCAAATGCCGCGACACTTCTCCTCGCTGCTGCGACAAGTTACATTAATCAGAACAACATAAGCGGAAGCCCGCACGCGCTCTGCGAGGGGCATCTCACCGATATTGACGCAAAATCTTATACGACAGTTCGAGCAGATCACATCGCCGATCATCAGGACCTGTTCCAACGAGTGCATCTGGATCTCGGCAGTCCCGACGCTGCTGCGGAAGCACGCCATCACGATGACCGTGATCGCGTGACTTCCGAGAATCTCGCGACCGACGAACGCTTGGAGGCTGTAAAAGCAGGTGCCTCGGACCCGGGACTTGTTGCCCTCTACTTCCAGTATGGCCGCTATTTGATGATGGGAAGTTCGAGACCCGGATGCTTGCCTGCAAATTTACAAGGCATCTGGAACGAGCACATGAATGCCCCTTGGAATAGCGATTTTCATACCAATATCAATCTCCAGATGAACTATTGGGTACCTGAAATCTGCAACCTTGCGGAGTGCCATATTCCCTTATTCGATTATATGGATACGCTTGTTGAACCGGGAAGTCGCATCGCGAAGTCCCATTATGGTGCCAATGGTTGGGTAGTCCATCATCTTTCTGACGTATGGGGTTTCACAACGCCTGCTGATGGCATCTGGGGTATCTGGCCCGTAGGTGCGGCGTGGCTGTGTGAACATGTGTGGGAACACTATCTTTTCGGTGGCGATAAAGATTTTCTCATAGGACAGGGCTACCCACTCATGAAAGGTGCCGCCCGCTTCATACTGGATTTTCTCGTTGAGGCACCCGAAGATACACCCCTCGCCGGTAAACTCGTCACGAATCCATCACACTCACCCGAAAACAGTTTCCTAAAGCCTGATGGCACACGCTCCTTGTTTACCTACGCGGCAACGATGGACCTGGAAATTATTCATGAACTCTTTACCAACTGTATCGCCTGCATCGATGTTATCGGGGAGGATGCCGAATTCCGTGCTGAGTTGGTCTCGGCTTTGGAACGACTCGCACCGCTCCAGATTAGCGAGAAAACAGGTCGGTTGCAAGAATGGGTCTTTGATTACGACGAACCGGAACCAGGACACCGACACATGTCGCACATGTATGCACTCCACCCAAGTTGCCAAATTACATTGCGCGGGACACCCGAGTTAGCAGCCGCAGCAAAGAAATCGTTGGAATATCGTCTGGCGCACGGGGGTGGACATACAGGTTGGAGTCGTGCATGGCTCGTCAACTTCTGGGCGCGGCTTGAGGATGCCGAGACGGCATACACGCATCTTCAGGCACTTCTGGCGAAATGTACGCTTACGAACCTATTCGATACACATCCACCGTTCCAGATCGATGGAAATTTCGGCGGAACTTCTGGCATCGCAGAGATGCTGCTTCAGAGCCATGCGGGTGAGATTCACTTGTTGCCAGCACTCCCAAAGGCATGGAACACAGGCAGTACCAGCGGATTGCGTGCCCGCGGTGGATTTGAGGTATCAATGGCATGGGAGAGTGGACAACTCACCGAAGCACGTCTCCATTCCATATTGGGAGCAGATTGCACTGTCCGAACAACCGTAACTGTTTCGGTGACGTGCGATGGCGTACCAGTTAAAACGGAACAATCGGAGTCGGTTGTCAGGTTTGGAACAGAGGTAGGGAAAACGTACACGCTCACGAACCGGAAGGAAAATTAGAAAAACATACGTTCCTGATCGGTATATTGCCTGATCCGATCCTCTGCCAGTTCGATGTATTTCTCCTCAATGTCGTATCCAATATAATGTCTCCCCGATTTCAGAGCACTCAAGCACGCTGTACCGCTTCCACAGAACGGATCCAGGACGACATCACCTACGAAGGTATAAAGTTGAATCAACCGATGTGGCAACTCCTCAGGAAAGGGAGCGGGATGTCCGATACGTTTCGCCGAGACGGACGGAAACGTCCAAACGCTTTTTGTCCATTCCAAGAAATCCTCTTTGCGAATCGAATTCTCTCCCCCGTTGCGTTTCCGAGAAAAGGAGTCCTTTGAGAAGACAAGGATATACTCATGAACGTCTCTCAGCACAGGATTTGCCGCCGATTGCCAACTTCCCCACGCCGTTGAGGAACCAGCACTGGAAGCTTTGTCCCAAATTATCTCACCCCGCATGTAGTAACCTATTGATAGCATATCTTCTATGATGTAGCTATGCAATGGGATATAGGGTTTCCGTCCCAAGTTGGCAATATTGATGCACACTCTGCCACCGGTAACCAATTTTTTATAGGTTTCAGCGAAAACAGCGTAAAGGAGTTTTCTGTATTCCGCGAGTGATAAATCCTCGTCATACTCCTTTTTGGCATTATACGGCGGAGACGTAACCATTAGATGAACACTATCATCAGGAATTGCGGACATGTCTGTGCTGGACGCACAATGAAGTTGATTGAGACTTTCGGCAGGGATGGGGTTTTCTACCCATGTATCGGGTTTTGGGGGTTCCTGATCGGCGTAGAGTTTACTCCCATAAAATTCACTGGCATCGTGATTGATTCTTCCAGGCGTTCCGAATGCGCTGGTCTGGGTCCCCTGTTCCCGAGATTCCGAATTGTGTTTACGATTATGCGCCATACCCCTTTACCTGTGCTTGCTTATTTCTCAATCGCTTTCGACTGTCAGCATATTGGCTATCGATTTCCTTCAACTTTCGGAACCTTCATTTTTGATCCGCGACTGCTGATGACTATTTCAATATCGATCCGGAGACCAGAAGATGACATCGCGTTTAGGAAACAGCGTTTTTAAAAATGTCGAGACTTCTGAGGATACCGAAGCCTCAGAACTTACCTGCTCCCATCCTATCTCACCGAAGAGAAGTTGCCAGAAATCTGCCTCGGTCAAGTCTACTCCGAGGTCAACAGCATCGGCATCTTCAGGAACGATTTGCAGCGTGCCATCGGCATTGTGTCGTAAGGCGACTTGCTGATTGTTAAGAGCAGGCAATTTGAGGGTGAGGGGTGGAAACGTTTCCTCAGCATCGTCAATTCGCGATTCCCATCCGACGACAAGGCGACGCAAAAGTACCGGTAGGTTCACGGCATAGAGCATCATCTTCGTATCCGTTTTCGGCGTTAATGCGCCATTGCATCCTGCGGTGAGCCGTTCTACAAATGGGTGATGAGGTGAGAATGTGCCTTCTATCTTCTCAACCGCTTGTGCCGCACAAACTGTCAGGAAATGCGATACAAGTGCCTCCAAGACTCCTGCATTGTTAGGGACGTATCCTATCTCACGCACTTCTGCGGTCTTTGTAGCAGCGGTTTGTAATCCCGAATCATATATTTCATAGTTGAGATACCCGCCGATATGTCCGTTCCGGCGTGCAACGACAGTTGGAAAAACGCCACGGATGTGGCAGGGAGCCATATCCCAATACGCGCGTGTCCGTGTGATGGTTCCGCTCTGCTGGGCACTGCTGAGGTCGTATAGTCTCGCCACAGCATCTAAATCTGCCACTCGGTTGAAAGTGCTTATCTCCCATTCGGAGGAAGAGCCTGCATTCGTTATCAAGTTGCATGGCATGACGAAACCGTGCAAAGGGAGGGAAGTCCATCCCAAACGGCGATAAAAACCCTCTGGAATGATAGTAAACAAGGCACCGATGTCGCATCCTGTCATCCGCATATAGTCAATTGTATCCCGCATGAGGGCAGAGGCATACCCAACGCCCTGATACTTCGGATGTGTGCAAACACCACCAATGCCGCCCATCGTTACAAGGGATGCCCCGATCCGCAGCCGTCGCTCCCAAACGCGCAGCGTCGAAACAACTGTGTCGTTCACGACGACAACGCGGGTCTGCGGAAGTCTGTAACTACTGTCCCCGCGCATATACTGTCTATAGCGTTCATGTCCATCGGGATTAAACACCAAGCAACAGAGGTCAACAACCTGTTCTAACTCTGACTCGCAAACTGCTCTAATTTCCATTTTTTAATTATACCTTACGGAGGAACAACACGGGTTAGAACTATCAAGGATGTCCCTTATATCCGCCTGCGCCGGTGTTGCAGGCTACAGACTCGGGTTTAACGAAAACCTCTTTACCGATAACCAACTACCAATTCAATTATACCTTGCGGCGTAATGAAAATGATGCCAATCACTGCATCGAGAAAACAACCCCTAACGCTTCATTCGGCGTTTGAATCAATTTTTCACACCCTTCAGATGCCTGATCGATCGGGATAATGTCTGTAATCAGCGGTTTCACCTGGATTTTGCCTTCCGACATCAACCGCAGTGATAATTCTAAATTGCGTTGCGTGGGCCAAGGGACAAACACGGGTGGGTAATCCGCACCGTGTTCATAATCCTCGTCGTGATAACCGGGTCCAGTGCGAGCGGCACTAATAACATCGACGTTGCCGAGACCTGCCGCAAAACCGTGCGTAATGTTTGCACCCCCGACGATGACAATCCGTCCAACTTTGTGGGTATCCGGTGCGGTTTTCAGCATTGCACGGATCTGTTGAAACGCACTTGTTCCATCGCCACCAAAAGCGATAATTCCGCAATCCATACCGTAACCGTTGGTAAATTCCTGTGCCATTGGAATCGGATCTGTGTCCGACACATTTATCGCACGGTGTATCCCTGCGGTTTCTGCAATGCCTATCCGTAGCGACAACCTATCCAATCCAATAACATAGGCACCCGCGGTTCTGGCTATCTGACACGCGAATTGTCCAACAATTCCCAATCCAGCAACGACAACGTTCTCGCCAATACGGATGCGTCCGCGTTGCACCGCGTGGAGTGCAGTTGCTGCGAGATGAATAGATGCGGCTTCTTCGTGGCTGACGTCATTCGGAATTTTCGCGCACAGGTTATGTGGAACACAGGCGTGCGTGGCGTGAAGCGCATATCCGCCACCCATACCAGCCACCCTATCGCCGATCTCGAATTCGTCGCAATCACCCTCTTTACCGACGACAACACCAGCGTTCGTATACCCGAACGGACGCTGCCGTGCTTCAGAACCCGGATTCTCGCGTCGCCGTTTGACACCGCCGAGTTCCGTGCCGGGACTCACCATTGACGCATGAACTTCAATTAGGAGTTGTCCCGATTTTGGTGCAGGCGTTTCCTGTTCTTCCGTCCAGATACGTCCCGCCTCATTCATCATCAAAACTTTTCTCGTTTTACTCATAAACAGTCCTTTTTGTTTCTTTATATTTCTGGGTGCGTTTTGCAAGCGCACCAAATCGAACATCTACTGGTAAGGTTCCAAATCAATCCCGGGATATGCATCCTCAAGACGTGCAAGAGCTTCCGGTGTGTAGTATGCATCACCAGGAGCGGGCCACCCCAAAACGCGTCGCACGGCAGGGGTCGTCCTTATGACAAACTTCATGTAGTTTGGGCTACTCCACCCCGGCACAGGACGTGTCGTTTTGCACCAATCGGCATTGTCGGCGCGATGGAAGTGATACCCCATCCACCCACGCTGTCTGTTCTTGTTCCGAAACGGCTGTGCTGCGTGAACCAAATAACTGGAACGGAATGCAACACTTCCCGCTTTCGCCGTAAGAGGAACAGGATCTGCGAGTTCACCTTTAAATTCACGTAGGTCAGGTATACCCATTCCGCCTGCTCTACCGGGATACTTCACCCATATCTTATCCAATTGGTTCTGTGAACCTGGACAGACGAGCATCGGCGCACCATCCGCTTTGATGTCGTGCAGGAAGATTGCGGACAGAATATATCCGTAGCGTTGCCAATCCGGATGTGGTGGCAAGGCGGAATTCGTTGCATTGTCAATATGATACCCCTGCCACGGATGTTCACTGTGCCGGCTATCGGTGAGACCTTCTCGGAGAAATATTTGTCCATAACCGAGTCGAATTTCTTCCGTGCCTAACAATTGCTGTGCGATTGTGAGATACGTCTCGTTTTCGATGAGCTTATCCAGCGCTTCCAAGCCTGTCGGAAAATGCACTGCTTTACCGAACGGACCAGCAAGCAGTTGCAGATCGCTGTTCTTCTCATAGGCACTCTTCAACACGTCCGGCTGCGGATCCCATTTCTCCCGATATTCGGCGTAAGTCAAGCCATCGTAAGCATTGTGCTCCATCTCTTCTAACGCGGGTGCAATTGTATCCGATGAAAACACGTTGGGCACCACGATTATTCCATCACGTTTCCATGCTGTTAGTTGTTCCGTTGTGAGTTGCATAGTCTTCATCTCCCTGAGAACGTTTCCCATTTATCCTCTTGAATCATTTCACTATCTGCTTTCTGCTGAATTGTCTGCCACCATTCCTGATTTTCGATGTACCACTGGATCGTCTCTCGCATCCCATCTTCAAAGGCAATGATCGGTTTCCAACCGACATCACGGGCGATCTTGGTTGAATCCAAGAGATAACGACAATCATGCCCGGGTCGATCGGGTACATAAGTTTTCAAATGCTGCGGTTTGTTAAGAACATCCAATATGAAATCGCTAATGTCTTCAATACTCTTCTCCACACCACTGCCGACGTTGTAAGTTTCACCGATTTTGCCGTCCTCAAGGACTGCCGCGATTGCGCGACAATGATCCTCAACGTGCAACCATTCGCGTCGGTTATGACTGCTTCGGTAGAGCGTTAGCGGTAAGTCTTGGAGCGCATTGGTTGTAAAGAGCGGAATGAGTTTTTCTGGGTGCTGATAGGGACCGTAGTTGTTTGCACAATTGGAAATCGTTATCGGCATACCGAAGCTATGGAAGTAGGCGTTCACGAGATGATCGGCTGCTGCTTTAGAAGCATTGTAGGGTGTTTGTGGACGATAGGGGGCATTTTCACTGAACCTATCAGGTGAGTCTAAAGGCAATTCACCATATACCTCACATGTAGAGATGTGATGAAATCGCTGCACGTCGTGTTTCCGAGATGCATCCAGTAACACCTGCGTCCCTATCACGTTCGTTTCAAAGAAACGCCGCGGATGCAGAATTGCCCGACTGTTGTGTGACTCTGCCGCGAAATTGACGATTACATCCGGAGACTCTTTGCGCAGCACACTTTCCACAAGATCGGCATCCAGAATATCACCGTGCACAAACTGATACCGTTTTGGACTGTGGGTTTCCGCTATATCCATCAGATTGGAGAGATTTCCAGCATACGTGAGCCGATCAAAGTTGACGATACTATCGTCCGAATTGCGTTGCAGATAGTATCGGATGAAGTTGGTACCGATAAACCCAGCACCACCCGTGACCAATAATTTCATTTTTTTAATTGTTCCTTGCGGAGAAATGGCGCGACTTGAAATTCAAAGGTTTGCGCGTTCAAGCTAACAACCCCTCCTTTTCAATGAATACCTCTATCTTATCAAAAATCAGTGTGGTCTGTCAATCTAAATTCGTTTTTATGGACGGAAATTCCGAGTTCCAGAGCACTATAATAATTGTTGACAATTAGTCGTGAATGTCATAAGATGGACGACAAATTCAAATTGTAATACTTTGATAGTGCAGGGTCCCGTGCCTTGCGAAAGGGAAAATAATGCGCCAACGCAAATTAGGGAATACAGGGTTAACCGTTTCTGAAATCGGCATGGGAACATGGGAACTCGGAGGTCGCGAATGGGGAGACATCAGTGAAACCGATGCTGTGGACCTCCTCCGATACGCCTTTGAAAGTGGTGTTACCTATTACGATACGGCAGACCAATACGGAGGAGGTCGCGCCGAACGACTCCTCGGTGAAGCCTTTTCAACACTCGGCAATAGAGTTATCATTGCGACGAAACTCGGATATGAACTGGATTCCGATGGCTGGATTAGCCATGGATGGGAGCATCCATCGTTCAACGTTTCGCCAGATTACATTCGTCTATCAGTCGAAGGGAGCCTCACGCGATTGAAGCGTGATGTTATAGACATCTATCAATTCCATTCGCCGCCACCTGCTGATGCGTGGGATGACGCATTCGGGACAATGGAAGCACTCAAAACCGAGGGCAAGATTCGCTTTTATGGGATGGGTCTCGGTAGTGAAGCAGACGCGCTAAAGGCAATAAAAGAAACCGGTATTTCTTCGCTGATGCTCACCTACAATATCCTTACCCAAGAAATGGCAACCCCTGTAATGGCGACCGCTGCTGAGAATGGGATCGCTGTTGTTGTCCGACAGCCGCTGTCGTCCGGTTTACTCTCTGGACACCTCGGACCGGATACCGTCTTTGCGGAGAACGATTATCGGAAAACTTGGTCCCGTGAGAAATTTCTTGCCGATCTGGAGCGGGTCGAACAGGTTAAGTCGATCGTTGGGAATAAAGTGCACAGTCTTCCACAAGCCGCCCTCAAATTCATTTTGGCACATCCGGCGGTCTCCTGTGTTGTTCCGGGAATGATGACCCCAGCACAAGTTGACGATGGAGTTGCGACATCGGGTGCAGCGCCTTTACCTGCGGACATTTTGGACCAACTACGCAACGATTGAAGGAGGCACTATGAAGGTTATCGCGGATCTCTGTGTTGTTCCAATAGGCGTCGGCGTATCGGTCTCGAAATATGTCACTGCGTGTGAAAAAGTGCTGAAGGCGGCGGGTTTAGAGACAAAACTGCATGCGTATGGC encodes:
- a CDS encoding aldo/keto reductase — its product is MRQRKLGNTGLTVSEIGMGTWELGGREWGDISETDAVDLLRYAFESGVTYYDTADQYGGGRAERLLGEAFSTLGNRVIIATKLGYELDSDGWISHGWEHPSFNVSPDYIRLSVEGSLTRLKRDVIDIYQFHSPPPADAWDDAFGTMEALKTEGKIRFYGMGLGSEADALKAIKETGISSLMLTYNILTQEMATPVMATAAENGIAVVVRQPLSSGLLSGHLGPDTVFAENDYRKTWSREKFLADLERVEQVKSIVGNKVHSLPQAALKFILAHPAVSCVVPGMMTPAQVDDGVATSGAAPLPADILDQLRND